TGGGGGTCCCTATTAAGTGGTAGTGAGAAATCTGTGCTACCTTTAAGGCCGCGGTGCAATTGTTTCTCACACACCGCAGTCTGAGAGGTTCGGTCGTCACCATGATCGCTTTCCAGACCAAGCATAAGGGTCAGAGTGTAGTTTAacataaaatcaattaaatatgtttttttatttgcatgtatatatacacaagtcGAGTCCAAAGTTTGTGATTGTCCTCAAATCTTCGAGTCCAACTGTTCAGTCGTCTCGGGAATTAATTCCTCAGcgctgtttttctttctctgtctttgctCTGTGAAGGACACGGAGAAGAAATGTTGATTAGATTCGTGaagcataaataaaatgcacatgaaaTTCGGTTAATTCAGTTATTCAGCTGAGAAAATATTCGCTCACTTCTCTACTTTTTGCTCTGACCCGCTTTTTCGAGAAAATTGTCCGTTATGCTCTTGAACTTCACATTCAATAGGCATCAAGTCGACTGGTGTTTTTATGGGCTCACCTTCCACTCTGTAGTACACACACGCAAACGCACAGACACCTGAGAGAAAGAACAGATGCAATGGCATCGTTCATGAGGCTCGTTTCTCAAtttctatatctctctctctctatctcttttgtctgtgtgtttctcttgtctctctatctctgtttctgtctttctttctgtctgcatttttatttattttttctctgcaTTCATTTTAACGTCTGTTGTAAATGGATAATCAGCGacagatgaaagaaagaaaaagtgaatacattttatatatatatatataattttttctgaAGCCTCAGCGGTATTTTTCGTTTGACTTGAGACGTAACACAAATATTTGGGTTCGTAGGTTGACAGGTAATGATGTCATACACGGTATCTGGGGCAGAGTGCAGACGAAGATTAGATCACCAGCTTTTAATAGACTCCGCAGCGTATAGAGGGTGTAATATTTGCTGAGTTTAAAAGGCTGGACTGTTTTTGTTAGCGTGTCTGGccagtagtaaaaaaaaaaaaaaaagtgagtttttttttttcatttgttttgccaCATTTTAGGTATTTCGTTTGAGCGTTTCAATCTTCTTCTATAAAATAGTCCGCTGTGGAAAGGTGCTAAACAGACGTAATGCCTCGATTGTTTTGAAGGTAAACATGTAATAAAAGATACCATTTGCTAAAGTTCGCACAAATGGAGTTCTCCGTATGCCGGTGATAAAAGGACGCCATAAAAACTGCACAGCTCTGGACTTTGCTCGTTTTGTTGATTAGTGACCTGCTCAGCTGTCTTTACCTCAGAGAGGAAACCCAAAGACGATTCTGTGCCTCAAAAAGCGTCACCACGCCAGTGTCGTTTTTAATCCCGTTTATAACGCCTTTAAAACCCTCCACTCCAacctcttcctctctttcacacacgcCACCCTTCTATCCTGTGTGTCCAGTTGAGCGATCACCTTCTTCTATGTAGAAATTTTATACTCTATGGATAAGCACTTActatgtttctgttttttgttgGGAGTTTTTCCAGAAAATTTGTATTATCGCTTTTCTATTACTTTTTTCATGTGACATTCATTGGTCTACATCTTTCCAATGCTTTTGGTTCTGAGTAATTTGATTTATCAGGTATCGATTCTGGAAATATGTTTGAGCAAACAATAGAATTTACCTCAGATTTGATCTAACACTGAGCCTGCATCCAGAATACTAAGATGTTATTTTGTCTGCCacaatatttagtttatttgctTCACTTGGTGCTTCACACTGACCTGTCTGTGGTTTATCTCAACATTCCGAACTTCTCCAACAATTAAACATTCATATTGCCTTAGTGTCCTCCTTTCAATAAACGTGTTATTTCCCTTTAGAAACAATAAAGTAGTGAGTCTTGGCCAAGCAGCATGTTGCTGTGTAATAAGCCGGGCTGAGGCGTGCGGTTTTGGCGAGATCTCATGGCAGAGCTCGGTCTGGTTTAAATATCCCAGTGGCAAAGAAATCCTCAACACAGTTGTCTAATCTTCAGCACAACATATGTACTCGTTTCACTCACTGAGGTCAGTCAGGGGTGGGTTTGGATGTCTGTGGTCTTGACCTTTTTCGAGTGGTACAATACGTTTGTTTTGTGCTGCTTTGCCTGACAAATTTGGTGCAATGAGAACCTGTGAAGAGGATTTAGATTacttggttttgtgtgtgtgtgtgtgtgtgtgtgtgtgtgtgtgtgtgtgtgtgtgtgtgtaatattctAAAAATTTCCACACACTCCACTTTTtgaaatttctctttttttggtcTTAAGTGAGTTCCACGGTGTGTTTTGCTTGACAGGGTTATTAATTGAGCAGTTCGGAAGAACTTTAAAACAACAAGAGTGTAAATCGCTCCGGATGGTGCTGAGCTGCTTGACAGATGTTCCCGCAATGCTTTGGGCCTAATATTTAGCTCAcggaacatttacatttgcatatttatatctCCCTTTGGCCCATTTTTCATACATGCTCATGTTTTTAATTCAGCATAAGTTCTGCATATACACTCGTGATTTCTACTTCAgtctattcattcatttgttttcacTAACCTGGGTTTTTAGAGTGCTTTACATTTCTGAATGGAGAAAAACGCACAGTCTGGTGGTTGtatcaaaccaaaaaaaaacctgtccagCTTAATGAACGATACAGGTGACCCGGGTTTATTTCACACCTGCTCCACTTTAGCTGTGAGGGTTTGAGTGAccgttttcttctttttttttgtttggtgttACTGTGTATAAAGCTGATCGCTAGCATGTGATTAACATATTATTATGTAATGCTCTATGATGTCTGCGTTATGGACTTAAGTAAAGGACCGGTGGCAGGACAGACATGTGCATACTGCCTGATATTCTCTTGTTGATCaaaatgaattatataaatCAATGAAGACTTTTAATGAAGTAATGCTAACAGCTTTGACTGAGTGTGTACACATTAGGAGTATATATCAATGTGGCTCAGTATGTGTGCAGACTAGATTTAATGTCCGAATGCATAGTTCTAGCTTGGTCTTAAACATGAGGTCAGTAGACATCACCCAAAATCTCCTTTTCCAATTTATGACAAAATCACGACCATGTTCGATTTCACATCTTATAATTTGAAGTCCGTTTATTCTTAAAATCACTTAAACATTGGGAGAATTTACTCAACGTACGTATCTGTCATGCAGCTGCGCCTTGAACGCAGTAGATTCGTCCTTCAGCACGTTAAGTTTGCAGGATATTTCAGGGCAGACATCTATGTTTGCCACTCACCATTTTTCTCTGGTTGCTGAGGCAGAAAGTGCAGATCTGTTTGGGCTGCGAATTCTCCGAATCGCGTGTAGGTGATCCATGATGGTGGTAGTAAGGCGCCGAAGGGCCACCGCTGTGGCACGGCTGACCATCACCACAGGCCTCGCCTACCAACAGGACATTCCCAAGATGCGAGATGTAGCTGGAAGCAAGGCGGAGAGTCTCGATCTTAGACAGCTTCCTGTCTGCCGGCTCGGTGGGGATTAGAGTCCTGAGCGCTGTAAAGGCCGTGTTCACGCTGTTGGTGCGGTCTCGTTCCCTTGCGTTGGCCGCATTACGTTGCGGTTTCTCCCCTGGTGGACCGCTTAAGATGCTCGGGATCATGCCGCCGATCTGCCCTCCTCCACTGCCTGGTTTTCGTTTCCTGCCAGCCACCTTGAGCTCGTAGCCAGAGGCGTCCATTCGGAAGGAGCGGTCATCCGAACCAGAGCTCTCGCTGCCGTTTTCGTCGTCCTCGGACATCATTGAGATGTCAGAATATAGGTAGCGGTTTGGGGCTGGACGCACCATTGCAAATGACATTTTGTACGTGGAAGAAAAACCTCTAGAGCACCCTTTGGCTCAGATTTCAGACGTGGTCCAGAGTCATGCAGTGTTGGTCATGCAATCACGCAGTATATAAAAATCGCAGGATTGTGACTCACTTCTCACTTTTGATTCCTTCCCTGCGTGGCTGTCACGTCAGCGTTGAAACCTCATGGAAATTctggtctttcttttttctttttcctttttcttttatgaaGCAGCATAAAAATGTCCTCCTTGCTTTTTTCCGAAGGCTTCCACTGACTATATTGTCTGCCTTTATGCCTTCTGTACTCACTCAGCTTCTTTGGCTCCCTCGAAACTTTGTCCCGTGCTCTCAGTGCCTCAGCCACTAGCTGTGTGTGCCTTTCGAATCGAGCTCCACGTGTGGTTTCTGTCTGAGAAATTCAGTATGGTTTGGATTTATATGCTGTGGGAGTGTCTGGGCCGAATGCACCCCTCCTCTCTTAgtcttcctttctctcactctttttttcttctctcactctatccatctctctccttCACTGTTTATGCAAATATCCCAGCTGGCAGCATGGTGGAGGCAGGCAGCTGAGGTGAGCTATCAGCTCCCTTATTTAACCCTCTGTTTACTGGACATCCTTCAGCATAGACTTCAGGTTTTTCTCGTTTCTATAATTCTTTGGGTTTTAAGAAAGACACTTGACTGCGTGCAGCAGTGTTCAACCGAAAGTTTGTCCTTTTCGGGGACGTTTTTGACCTGTGACGCCAGTAAAATCACCCTAAATGTGATAAACCATGCTAAGAAATTTGATCGAAAAATAGTTACGAACTGAAAATTTTGACACTTTCTGCAGGTGCTACAAATGTTGGTACAGAGGCTGCTGTCAAATTTCCAAAAAGAAAACGTATTTTAGTATTTAGTTCGAGTCAAATCAGAGAAAATGGTCATTTTGtgaatctttttctttctttttttttcaccgaATCCATAAAACTGTATGTGCCTTGTCTGTCTGCCAAATCTTTTATGGAACAATGGGATGTTCTTGCCAGTTTCACtttcaaaacaaatatatttggaTTATTAAATAGTTTTGTCCTGTTTTAGGCAAAATACAGTAGGATATAGTGAGATTGTAGATTTCTTTTAACTGTATAAATGtgcgatgaaaaaaaaaagtcagatagacggtttatacatttttaaatagatcTGTGGTTCCAAAAAATGCGATCGGGAAAAGTGTAAAGGAAAAGAATaatgtgaaggaaaaaagaacagaatgcaAGAGTTCAATACACATTAGCATTTTAAACACTACCTTTAGTTTTAGGGAGATTGCTGGTATAGAAATCATTTGAAGATATTACAAAGTTGAATTATGGGTTTCAGTGCTGACTGATATATGAGcatatttaatgaataatacTATTACTTCAAATTTGCATGTTTCTTAATATcccaattttttaaattatcaaCCTAAGAATTTGTAGAACGTTGTTAGCTTTTGGACATATGGAGTATATCCACagtttgtgtattgtgttgaaCTTCCTTTCCGTGtgcgttcctttttatttttatcaatttttcAATTGGGACTTTATAATTACCTTTTACATATTTTCCGTTAAAGGGGTTTAGTCAGAAGGAAGCAATCCGGCACATTTCACAATGATTTCAGACTCTTAGATTGACCAGAAAATCATATGCATGACTTATGTTTGATTCTTGAAGAAAACTCATCTCGTATCTACTCAAAATCCTGGGACCTTTTgaaatactaaatataattGCTTTGACCTCCATACCCTCATACCCTGATGTAAGAAAGTCTCTAGATGCAGCTTGTGGTGGAAAAAATTTTTAATTGCCATAATATCACAGACAGCACTGCatcattttttctcattataGATATACTTAGTTCCAGCCTCTGCTTTGGATCCACTTGAAaaactggaaagaaaaaaaaaacttctcattaaaacaaagaagaaaaaaaaaggtgcccAATTTAAGCCATGGCTAGACACTATTTGAAAGTGCCTTGATGTTGTATTATGTCGCAGTCCATAGAGTAGTAGTGTCTGTAATGTCCTTGTTTCACACTGAGCCCTGCTGATGTGTCTATCATCAGCCATTTAAACCCATTCAGACTCCTATTTCATGATCTTTTCCCATTCAAACTCTTGAAAATCCTCAAGCAAGCAATGTAGAACTCTTTTCACAAGCAGTGTAGTGTTCCTTAGTCCAGATCCCAGGTTTAAACTGCAGCTGATGCAGAGCGCTCAACTTAATTTGCAAGCTTTACATATCTCGTTGATGCGTTCAGGATTTCtggaaaatattataaaaagtataaatgataaaatgagAGAATCCAAATTTTTAAGATACAAGATCAAGTCTGGTCAGACTGCATAACGATGTGGTTTGAACCATGActttaaaaatgatttcttAAGATCGACTCTGATAGAAATGTTTTATCAGCCTCGGATGTTCTAAGGGCACAGTAAATCCCTATAAATGCAGACTTGTGTGTTTAGTCTGCCTTGAACCATATCCTCATTAATGAGCGATGTGAGCTGAAGTCATTGGGTCAGCCAGACAGGATATCTCATTTCCCAAAGAGCTTAAGAAGATCATCAGTATGAGTAGCTATCAATgctttctctccctctcgctctctctctctttctacagcaaatacgttttttttatatatatatatatatatttttttttatttttttatttctgccttAAGGTGCTCACTAAACAACTTGTGCTCAAGCAAACCTCAACTTCAAGTCTTTCTTAAAGCTTCATGGCCAGtggctgtgtgtatgtgagactACAGAATTACAGAAATGACATTGTCGTGtacagatttatattttatgcagGGGAGTGAGAGACGACTCATTTGCCTAATCCTAATAAGTAGGAACTTTGACTCTCTTTACTAGCAGCAGTAAATCATTAGTaggcttttttttaacactattgTACTCAGATAATGGTTTCCTCATGTCCGTACAAAAATCGGATATACTTTTTGACTACGCTGGAATAAAatctaaaggttttttttttctcttgaaacTAGTTTTATATCTGAATTGCTTTACCATTCACTTCCCGGTTTAATTCTCTGAACAGACTAAAGAGTATCAGTTGTCCGAGTCTGTGGGGTTTCACAAGAATAGTGGAGTTCAGCCCTTTTGTTTGTGATACTGTAGAGAGTAGTATAAtcagcctttaaaaaaaaaaaaactttcacgTGTTTGGCAAAACACATTTTGAAAGCGATCGTATTGGTTAATGTTTGAGACAGGATCGGTCGATTCAGGCCAAGCAGGATGTGCTTTTAAATAGTATCGCTGCTATTTTTTGTAACAGTCATTTCCACCGTTCGGTTTTGATctgattaagtttttttttttcgctcaTTCCTGAGGGAGGACAgtgaaatgaatatatatatgcagtggAACCTTGACACACGTGACCTTGACACTTTTAATTTGGAACCAGACTAAGAGCAACTCGCGAAAAAGACCTGATGCTTCTGGCTCGAAAGtttggagtaacatttcaaaagagagtttgtactaataaattacatcaaaatgtttggaaaacgattttattattgtattattcatttaaagtagtaaataaaaaataaattgtgaattacttgtcaaatgtttgagtttacagtataagaaccatcaaaaggagatgGTCAAAAACTCATGGGTCAAAGAACGTagctctttcttttcttcagtcGTTTCTTCAGACACTCCAGTCGGTCCTCCCTCTTTAGGACTTCAGCTTTAACCCAGCGAGCATTAAGGAGCAAACTTCATACAGCAGACGATCCGTTAAAAGTCAAACCTGGCTGTAATATGACGACATTCATTAGGGTTAAGCGAGACCACGGTGGCCCTTTCCTCAGCTGGAATGTTTTGTTACCTCATAAAGCCTTGCGTCTGGAGTAACAAATGACAACGCTTGTTATCATCCTGTCGTGTGGGGGTCTGCCCGCTTGTTTTCCTCAAAGCAGAACCAGAGGTTCTCAGCTGACAGCCATTCAAGTTCTTTTACGTCCCCCCAGCGTGAGGTGACATCCAATCCCATCCGTACCCCCCCCCCGGACACCACCGTCCCTCCACACGTCGAAAGTTCTTTCTCAGTCCCACACCTCTCCCAAGACATGGTTCCAGCTGGGGGATGTGTCTCCAGGCCAGAGCGCCGTCAGTCTCGGGTTATGCTCTCGGCGTGTGCTGTGCGTGACCACATCTGCTGCGTTCCAGCCTTCAGAGCCACGGCTGCTACGAGCGCGTGGGCTTCAGCGGGGGTGTCTCCGTCTGGACAGGCCCTGAGGATATGGGCCTCTGTATCACTTTCAGGCGGGTGCAACATAGTCAGCTTAATTTAAGCCAGACACAGAGCAACCCAAgatcccatacacacacacacacacacactcatttcacaggatctcactcacacacaacctgTTAAGGTCACAACAACTTCAAATAAATCTAGCAGTGAGATCTTATGCAGAGAGAGACGTAAGATGAAGGCAGTTGGATCAGCCTTTAGTTCTCGTTTAAAACCGTACTTATTGAGACTTTTCCATTGTTCCACCAGCCCTTTAATGGAGTGTTTTCTCTTGGGTCCATTTGCACCGTGTTGAGCATATAAACAGGCTGGAAATAGGAACGAGCAGAGGAGGACTTCTGCGAATTTAGTTATTCTATTGTAATAAGTAATACGAACATCTCCTGGGTTGATATTAAAAGGGGCAGTGCAGCGTATTCTTCCATGAGGTACGGAGAATGTGGTGTTCAAGTCTTTTGCACATtggatgtaaaaagaaaaagaacagaatctgCAAAAATATTGACTTTTCAGTgaattattttctaatattctTTTCTCGGCCTGAATGGGTTTTTGGATATTATTCCATGGTCATTTTCCAATTTCTGATTTTTTCCAGCGGGCTGTTAGTGGTAGCCGTTAGCGGCGTTCCTAATGGCTCGCGTGCTGCCAGTCGcgaaacccacacagacacgaGTATGACTGAACGCACCTCGTGAAACGTCAACACGCATTCTCTCAGCAGACACATCACTCTGTTTGGACGGGGCGAGTGGAAAGTGGAGCGGCGGACGAATTCCACGTTGGGGTGAAGATTACTTGTGTTATAAATGATCCCATTAGAGGGAAAGGCGAACCTACACTTGTGGAAAAGAGGCACAGTCTGCTGAATTTGCTCCATGAGAGTATGCTATGGAACCACTTCCATAAATCCCCTTGCTAAAGCAGTTCTGCCGTCTCGGTTTGTGCCCCAACGCTCTCTCAgccccctttaaaaaaaaataaatttggaaaaaaaataaataagaaaaacgCTCCGTTCTGAACTAGCTGCACTCGGCAGTGTCCAGCCCGTGCCGCCACAAATGACCCTGTTGCTGGAAAAAATTGCAGGGCCAACTTAAGTTCATACATCAGCTCAGCTTTAAATGTCTGATTCTTTATATCTGGAATTGAGGAATCTTTCAGCAAATGTTATACACTCCTTGAAAATGACTGAACTTCCATGAAGATCCATCTTAAcagtcgccgttttgacactgttgcagagatccagcacatatcacagaaggtgcttgacagaacacttccaggacacattccagaggtggcaggaacgctgggagtgctgtattgctgtacaaggggactattttaaaggtcatagtgtgtatataaagtgtatatatatgtatataaataaagtactttcttgtaaacagagctggtctcgaaaccttttgataccacctcgtataacacacatacagttcTGTGTATCTGGACACGCCCCCTTTCTCCCCAATACCCCTCACCCCAGACCCCTCATTG
This genomic interval from Silurus meridionalis isolate SWU-2019-XX chromosome 22, ASM1480568v1, whole genome shotgun sequence contains the following:
- the scxa gene encoding basic helix-loop-helix transcription factor scleraxis; the encoded protein is MSFAMVRPAPNRYLYSDISMMSEDDENGSESSGSDDRSFRMDASGYELKVAGRKRKPGSGGGQIGGMIPSILSGPPGEKPQRNAANARERDRTNSVNTAFTALRTLIPTEPADRKLSKIETLRLASSYISHLGNVLLVGEACGDGQPCHSGGPSAPYYHHHGSPTRDSENSQPKQICTFCLSNQRKMSKDRERKTALRN